The proteins below come from a single Conger conger chromosome 10, fConCon1.1, whole genome shotgun sequence genomic window:
- the adtrp1 gene encoding androgen dependent TFPI regulating protein 1 yields MGPKLCSLIHLAIFAWYIFTLRVNCSLEISERHPGARLYGGRWKYLTFINLVLQTVFFGFCFLTDVIQMLLAPKRVPLRLVKIRDAVFTILVFPVGMFVVMSFWSLYVFDRELVYPKFFDDIIPTWLNHALHTVIFPLLLIQLCLQHHQYHSRAKGILGLALFAMLYLSWVLWVHHASGIWVYPIMAKLSPGGLVLFFTGAGLTMAPLYLLGERLSTALWETAGTEKKKK; encoded by the exons ATGGGTCCAAAATTGTGTTCTTTAATTCATTTGGCAATCTTTGCCTGGTATATATTTACGCTTAGGGTTAACTGCTCTTTAGAAATTTCAGAACGCCATCCTGGAGCCCGTTTATACGGAGGTCGATGGAAATACTTGACTTTTATCAATCTC GTTCTACAGACCGTCttctttggattctgttttttgaCCGACGTGATCCAAATGCTACTAGCTCCTAAAAGGGTTCCCTTGCGCCTTGTCAAAATACGGGACGCTGTCTTCACCATCCTGGTGTTTCCAGTTGGGATG TTTGTGGTCATGTCCTTCTGGTCACTCTATGTTTTTGATCGTGAGCTGGTATATCCCAAATTTTTTGATGACATTATTCCCACCTGGCTCAACCATGCATTA CACACAGTGATCTTCCCTCTGCTCCTGATCCAGCTCTGCTTGCAGCATCACCAGTACCACAGCAGAGCCAAAGGCATCCTTGGCCTGGCCCTATTTGCTATGCTTTATCTGTCCTG GGTACTGTGGGTACATCATGCCTCGGGGATCTGGGTGTACCCCATTATGGCTAAACTCAGCCCTGGCGGACTGGTGCTGTTCTTCACTGGTGCAGGGCTGACCATGGCCCCGCTCTACCTGCTGGGAGAGAGGCTCAGCACTGCACTCTGGGAAACCGCGG gcacagaaaagaaaaagaaatag